In one Perca fluviatilis chromosome 7, GENO_Pfluv_1.0, whole genome shotgun sequence genomic region, the following are encoded:
- the slc50a1 gene encoding sugar transporter SWEET1, protein MDLLQFLSWACIVFTVGMFSTGLTDLKKMRESKNADNIQFLPFLTTCLNFYLLTDCCYPLLYLFPFQVKIVRSGDVQCLSFPLTVATFFTSTSWVLYGLQLNDSYIVVPNMPGIFTSLIRFYLFWRFAAVNQSSPSFKSMQI, encoded by the exons ATGGATTTATTGCAATTTCTGTCATGGGCCTGCATCGTGTTCACGGTCGGGATGTTCTCGACTGGACT GACCGACCTGAAGAAGATGAGAGAATCAAAAAATGCTGACAATATCCAGTTTCTCCCTTTCCTCACCACATGTcttaa tttttatttgttaactGATTGTTGCTATCCTCTTCTTTATCTCTTCCCTTTTCAGGTCAAGATAGTGCGAAGTGGTGATGTGCAGTGCTTGTCCTTCCCTCTGACTGTAGCCACCTTCTTCACTTCCACATCCTGGGTGCTGTACGGCCTCCAGCTAAACGACTCCTATATTGTG GTTCCAAACATGCCTGGGATCTTCACCAGCCTCATCAGATTTTATCTGTTTTGGAGATTTGCGGCTGTCAATCAAAGCTCACCTTCCTTTAAGTCTATGCAGATATGA